CCTTTTCCAAACCCAATCAAAACGCAAACAACAAATGCAGCTTTTTGTTGGTGTTTGAAAAATCACACCAATTGGCCTATTCACTAGTTACTTACGTTCGTTGCGTTGGAGGCTTGGTTTTAGAAATGAGTTCAAAACCAAGACTAACTATCCGTCCGTCTTCCACGCGCATGTTTCTCATTTACAATCCTCAAGTGGCTTTAGTGAAGCAAAAAAAATATGCCTTTTCATAAATCCATAAAATACAAATCAATTAAATTCCTGCGCGTATTTTTCGGATATCGAATACGAGTTCCATGGTGGAATTGATTCAGTACTCCAAAACGAATATTGGACATATTTTACGTCCTCTGGCTAACCATACGTATCCGTCTCTGTATCCTTAAACTGACTATGTCCCATTCCGGAGTCTGGTACCCCCGTTCTATTTCTATACCACGCCCAAAGCCATAGGAGGCTGTCTATAGCAAGTAAGTCATGTGCATTGAATTCCCAAAGTAGGAGTACGCCACTGGTGCAGATCCGCCCTTAAATTATCCCAAATTGTAAATGCATAGGCAAACATAAAAATAGCAATGTGGAGTGTTGCTTTACAGGCTATGCCAACTACAGCTTTATTTATTTGTGTGCACATTCTGTGTTGGTTGCAGTGTTATTtgacctgtatatagcctcgttattgttttttttattgtgtttaaTGTTTTACTTAatattatttagtaaatattttcttaactctatttagtTAAAActccattgttggttaagggcttgtaagtcagcatttcacggtaacctgttgtattcggcgcatgtgacaaatacaatttaatttgatagTGCAGTGGTTATAGAAAATGGCTGGAGAAGATAGACTGGGTGGTTTTAGCCAAGTTTTCCCATTGAAAGACTGCCGTGCAAAAGCACGAGTAAAGTAGTAAATGCTGGTCTGGACTGTGAATATATATGTAGTTAATACTTAATAAGCAATAAGGGCCGAGgggatgtggtatatggccaaaagACCATGGCTTAGGGCTGTTATTAAActtgacgcaacgcggagtgcctggatactgcCCCTCGCCGTGGTAAATTGGCCATATAGCACAAACCCCAAAGGTGCCATATTGCTATTATAAAGTGGTTACTAAAGtatttagagcagtaaaaatacatgtttataaggtctgttataaactgggtggttcgagccctgaatgctgattggctgacagccgtggtatatcagactaattacgttgttaaccagtttataataaggcacctctggggtttgtggtatatggtcaatataccacggctaagggctgtatgaaggcactccgcgttgcgttgtACAGGGGACAGCggatattgaccatataccacacccctcgtGCGTTATTGCTTAATTATCCACTTGAGCGCAACAAATGACAGGCAACTTCTGAACGGCTTGTTGACAAATGCAGTTCTTTGACGCCATCTAGTGGTTGAAGTTGAACACACATTGCAAGTCAGAATGCAGGATATTGTTGTTGTCTTTATAGTGTGGATTTAAAATACTGACATAGAGATGTCTTTACAATACAATCAAATCGATAAATGTAGGCCTTTGCAAGCAACCATATATGTTTTCAGAACGTGTATGGGGCTCTAATGAAAAACTATTGAGGTCACATTCAAAAAGCGATTGCGTTTCAGCCTCAACAGAACAGGGCTCCATAGCTCAGGGGTTAGAGCACTGGTCTTGTAAACCAGGGGTCGCGAGTTCAAATCTCGCTGGGGCCTGTACAGTTTTTTCCTTTTTCCCCCTTCATCTGATCAACACACGTCGTTCATTCACGTCCTAAACATGGACAGGATAAAAAAAACTGCCACTATGCGTTAGTCTTAGTTTTTTTTGCTCACGTTAATGACGTTAAAAAATTACGTATGTTGATCAGAGGGAAAACAATGAATTGTTAACAAATGAAGATTAAAGGAACAACACAGAGGCTGACAATAGCTTTTTCGTGCATATTAACACTTACCATTACTATTGGCCAATAGTGTATCTTTACACCGGTACTAGGTTAGCTGACCACAGAATGAAATGGAACACTCTAGCGAGCTATgatgtagctacagtagctagctaagttaACGTTAGTATGACCAAAGATACGATAACAGTGTTCACTGTTCACCGTGTTCCTGTGTTCACCCAGTGTTCACCCTGTTCACCTGTGGGTAAAACCAAAGCTAGTAACCTCTATTCATCGTGGTATAAACGTTACGACGCTGCCTGCAATACACTTACAGTAACGTTAGCGATGTGGTTGGAAAGTGCCCCCTAGCTCTTGAGCTGAGCAACACAGAAATAATGCAGTCATCGGCAACAGTAGCGAATGGCTCGCTTTCCGAACAAGTTGAAACGTGATCTACTTAACGACTTTTTAAAATCAAAATATTTCCCCTTTCCCTGCCAgtcagagcccggatagctcagtcggtagagcatcagacttttaatctgagggtccagggttcaagtccctgttcgggcggtattttttttatatattttttttaaccgcTCTCGGGTGCAAGCGCCTTCTTCCTCATCTGCCTAGACAGAACGAACGTTAACGAATATTATTATCAGCCTCGATAGCATCTGTGACTGAGGTTAGTTGGAATCCGAGGCATTGTCAGTCCCTATCCCCAGTAGTATCTCTTTTTTAAGACAACACTTCTCGAGGAAAGCCACAACAGCACGGGCTATAGATTTGGCATCTCTTCCCTCCAACCTAACAAGCCCCAGAAATGTTGATACAATTGTCTGCTTGGTGTCACTAAAGTACCTTATCACAACCCCCATGTACTTAGAAACACTTACATCTGTGGACTCATTGAGGAGGAGGCTGAAATGCTGGTCACCCACATCTGCAACCAACTTTTTCAGAAAGTACGGTGCTAGATACCCATTAATAATTTCTGTGCACTTTGTCCTGTGCATTTTGAAGTGGGTAGCAGCAGTGGAGTCTGAGAAAGCAGCTCTACGTGCTTCTCCAATGTGATCACATGTCAGCATGGAACAGTGTTCAGCGATAGCTAATGCCATGGTGGCCTCAGCCTTTTTTGCAGAGTCAATTTTTTAACCATAAATGGCAGCTTGTTTTGGGTTGAACTTTGCCTTTTGAGTATGTTTTTGAGttgtcatgtgtttttttacatcactAAGTTTAGCGTAGAAATCAGCCTTACAATACAGGCAGTATGCCCATGTATCATCTCCAATAAATGGCTTCAACCAGCCTTTGAAttcagggtttgattcccactcttttctgtattttttagTGTACAGTTTTAGACTGAGACATGatgagctagccagctagatgtttagcttatgtcacagagaggcacacacacagtggacaaggtgagtaagtgacaggctgtgtgagtcaaatccagtgatttattttagacaaagAACATTTTACATCCCACCCTGAATGTATGCCAGGGCGAGATCAGCCAGTGGCGGCTTCCCGCATGCGCGATTCATTTGCAGTCTGGACGTggaggggtgaacatctcctgctctgactgggAGGGACTGCTGCGCTAGAACTGGGCCGCCTGTGAGTGCTTTGGTACGGGGTTGGTGGGACGGGGGTGGGGCCCACGGCAGCACCCGCTGCTCGTTGAGAAGCGTAAGAACGGTACGTGCTTTCACGTCAGTCTCCAaaagtctccaataacaccagaaatagtcgctagatttgtcgctagtcgattttttgaaaaatgtgttgctagaggggtctgaatactcgctaaatatagcgaccaagtcgctaagttggcaacactgcTTGGCGGTGAAGCATTTACGGTGATAATGCCTCTACAGAAGTCACGGCATTCTTACTTCTTACACTATTCGGAGCAGCGCAgggctgttgtgaaggaagttcaaatcaaactttatttgtgtagaccttactgtgaaatgcttacttacaggcccttaaccaacagtgccgtTCAAGAAGAGGTAAGAAAATATgtaccaaataaaataaaaaagaataaaaaggaacacaataaaataatataaatagtggccatttgattcattgttcagcagtcttatggcttgggggtagaagctgttaaggagccttttggtcttagacttgatgctctggtaccgcttgccatgtggtaacAAAGAAAACAGtccatgacttgggtgactggagtctctgacaattttttgggcttggATGgcaaggaagcttggccccagtgatgtactgggtcgtatgCATTACCctatgtagcgccttacggtcagatgacaagcagttgccatacccggCGGTgacgcaaccggtcaggatgccctcgatggtACAGCTGTCAAGGAAGGGAGTTTATGTTTATACAGGACCACCCGACCTCGCCTACCTTCAACCAATCATGCCGTctgcattgttacaacatttgagAGGCCATGGCGATGCGGTATGGAGGTCAAGTTGGCCTCTGCTTGGCCCACAATTCTGTCATGCATTCCATAGGGCACCTCAgaccacattttcggatcaagcacCGATTGGCTCTTAGCTTTGGGTAGTAAGCGAATGAACGTCTCTTTCTGAACGGAACCGAATCACATTGGTGAAAGAGTTGTTCATTTGGCTCCCTGATTTGCATACTGCTACTACTCCTTTATGAGCTATTTATTGTTTCTGCAGATAAATTACAAAATAATTCCAAAGAGAGTGAGTCCTCACTGCAGAAACAATAAATAGTGAGGAGATCACGACAATCTGGTCCATGCAGATTTTTTTTCAGTGCGTAAAAAATATGACATTGTTTTGCAGGACATGTAATCATTTGGCCAGATCGGACGTATGGACCGGCTCTATTACCTGAACGGAGCCAAATGATCCGGCTCACCGAAAAGAATCACAATCACTACAAAAGTTACAGGTGCTTGCGCCAGTTGATCAAAACAGTTTCGACACAGGTTAACACTTTGTGAACAATAGTATTTCTTACATTTGATAAAATAAACGGAAATATAGCAAATATTCTTTATAATCATTTAGCAAATGTGTATATTTATTACATATCATGTAATATGTTATAATAATACATTCATCTGTTATCAAGGATCCTTGGGACGTGCCTACCCCACAgaagttgaaatgtaaaataGTTTAATGTAAGGATTAAGGTATTGCTTGtggtttaaggttaggatttagggTAGGGATCACTGACCCAAAaatattcacagttcacataaaAAATTATGGTGTACGTATGCCCTCTTGTGGGGGTATTGTGTATTACATGTACTGTGATATCCCCTGAGATATCAAGCAAGGCCAGATTAGATGTGACGTTGAGCTTGACCAGTAAACCTTCCAGTTACAATATCAGTAGCACCACCACCAAAGAGATTAAACAATTTAAGCCACCAGTGAGGCTGGAAGACTAGGCTGGACATCAGCTAAGACTGGGCCATAGACAAAACAAACCCTGTATCATTTGACCCAAGCCAATCAAGCTACAGTCATTGGCTACCGATACATACAGTAAACTATGATAGGAAGACATCCACATCCACTTCAGTGAACATAGAACATttcacaacaacaaagaagttgtCAACCAAAACAGACTACCTTCATACATAACTCAACTCCCTGTGTTACTCTTCTTCTGCTCTAGCAGTGTCCCACGTTCAGCAACAGGGAGATGgagctcctcctcttcctctgtgcgTTCATCCATCCCCTCAGGGCACGTGATCTCATCAAGATGATCATCACAACAACTCTGGATTCTTCGGACTCCTGGCAGCGGTTGGCTATCCTGAACTGGAACAGGAAGTTCCTCGATGGAGAGATGTGGTGGTGATGCTATGTTAATCATCGCGCTGTCCTCTGTTCTAGTGACTGTGTAGTCCTCTGTTGGCTGTCTCCTGTTTCCCTTGTACATCGCCAGTAACCCGAGCACAAAAATGATTGACAGAAGTAGAATAATTATTACTATCACTGGTACTCTACTCCTTTCACTATCAATCATTGCAGGCTCCAATTGCTTTtctagagaaagacagaaagatagaATATAGTAGTGTTAGTGCAGCAAAGATAAGGGATATGACAACAATATTATActgaagcaataaggcctgagggggtgtggtcttaggctgatataccacggctgtcagccaatcagcattcagggctcgaaccacccagtttataatctcaACTAGCGCAGACAACAATACAGAACAGCAAGACTGCCACGACTAAATACTATTCTCTTTAAATATTACGCTAAcactacatctactactatgaTAATAATAAGACAAAGAACAAGGTCTATACGTTAAAAAGTGAATATTAAATACAATACTTAAGTGAGCAATGCATTCAATAGACATCCCACCTTTGACAGTGAGAGTGACTCCATGTGGATATCCTGGGTCATTATCCCGGTTGAAGAAGCACAGGTAGGTTCCCTGGTCAGACGAGCGTACACCggtgatggtgagagagaggtcaCCCTCTCCGTAACCATCCCTGGTCACTGATGTCCTGTTCATGAATCCAGGGCCATAGGTAGTATTGGTCGGGTCAATCTTCAGCACAGTCTGTCCATCTTTCTCCCACTGGACATACATCTCAACATTGGTCACCTGCTTATTGGTCGAGCCATAGCAGTGAAGTGTGACATTATCTCCGACGTGAGCTGATATTTCTGTCGGGACTGttagatgaggagggaggagaggggtgggacTTGAATGCTGTGCCATTATGAAAGCAATTGAATTAGATATAGGTCTACATGGAATGTATGACAATTAAAGTGAAGGGGGAAGGTGCTGGGGGGTTAAGGTCAGAGAGAAGGTGctggggggttaaggttagagagaAGGTGCtgtggggttaaggttagagagaaggtgctggggggttaaggttagagagaAGGTGCtgtggggttaaggttagagagaaggtgctggggggttaaggttagagagaaggtgctggggggttaaggttagagagaaggtgctggggggttaaggttagagagaaggtgctggggggttaaggttagagagaaggtgctggggggttaaggttagagagaAGGTGCTGGGGGGTTAAGGTCAGAGAGAAGGTGCTGGGGGGTTAAGGTCAGAGAAAAGGTGctggggggttaaggttagagagaaggtgctggggggttaaggttagagagaAGGTGCTGGGGGGGTTAAAGTCAGAGAGAAGGTGctggggggttaaggttagagagaaggtgctggggggttaaggttagagagaAGGTGCTGGGGGGTTAAGGTCAGAGAGAAGGTGctggggggttaaggttagagagaAGGTGCTGGGGGGTTAAGGTCAGAGAGAAGGTGCTGGGGGGTTAAGGTCAGAGAAAAGGTGctggggggttaaggttagagagaAGGTGCTGGGGTTTAAGGTCAGAGAAAAGGTGctggggggttaaggttagagagaaggtgctggggggttaaggttagagagaaggtgctggggggttaaggttagagagaAGGTGCTGGGGGGTAAGGTTAGAGAGAAGGTGctggggggttaaggttagagagaaggtgctggggggttaaggttagagagaAGGTGCTGGGGTTTAAGGTCAGAGAAAAGGTGCTGGGGGGTAAGGTTAGAGAGAAGGTGCTGGGGGGTAAGGTTAGAGAGAAGGTGCTGGGGTTTAAGGTCAGAGAAAAGGTGctggggggttaaggttagagagaAGGTGCTGGGGGGTAAGGTTAGAGAGAAGGTGctggggggttaaggttagagagaaggtgctggggggttaaggttagagagaAGGTGCTGGGGTTTAAGGTCAGAGAAAAGGTGCTGGGGGGTAAGGTTAGAGAGAAGGTGctggggggttaaggttagagagaAGGTGCTGGGGGGTTAAGGTCAGAGAGAAGGTGCTGGGGGGTTAAAGTCAGAGAGAAGGTGCTGGGGGGTTTAAAGTCAGAGAGAAGGTGCTGGGGGGTTTAAAGTCAGAGAGAAGGTGCTGGGGGGTTTAAAGTCAGAGAGAAGGTGctggggggttaaggttagagagaAGGTGCTGGGGGGTTAAGGTCAGAGAGAAGGTGctggggggttaaggttagagagaaggtgctggggggttaaggttagagagaAGATGcagggggttaaggttagagagaAGGTGCTGGGGGGTTAAGGTCAGAGAGAAGGTGCTGGGGGGGTTAAAGTCAGAGAGAAGGTGCTGGGGGGGTTAAGGTCAGAGAGAAGGTGCTGGGGGGGTTAAAGTTAGCGTAGTGTGAAAGCCAAAAGGAGAGGACTGGAGGATGAGGGAATGAAGGATAAAGGGAAGTGAGTTGAATAGACACAATTAAAGAACAGAATGATATTATACTATTATGATCATTGATTACAACTCTAAAACACAAATCAACAGTATGTACAATTTGAATTACACACTGACTTCAGGAAAACAGTGGTCTGGCCAATATTACAATATTGCAACAATTGCAAATGCATAaatgaagagtttcattccaaaacgctatatatcaattttcagaaatgttggtctTTTATTATTGTAATTACaaattatgaaagagattggtaTGTTTCTTCATTATCTAATCATGGTATGGGTTTGTtcaatgtatttgtttaaaatctatcactggatggtttcatttcagagacaaaaaaacatgttttttttcaaaACGCTATATAGCCGCCCctcagagaaataagtagtactACTATGTTttacagtcaaatgtaacaaaaaactgctagcagatacccatagacttccagtcattgtgctaacgctagttagcattggctcacgaaacaacctctaacttccttcacactggacacagagacatacaaatggactccacaagttcatctgactgcgTGGAAAtaaataaagggcctcattgcccaAATCCTGAAGTATTCCTTTAAGATACCTAGGTGAAGGTGAGACCATCACATATCActgtcaaatatacaggatacgaaCCTTCCATTCCAGCTAAAAAATAGATATATAGTATTTTGAAAATAAAAACATATGAACAAAACAAAATAGTTCTTGTTCCCAGTCAACATTCAATATGTAAAGTTTTGTCATGTCTCTTCAACTTACCCAGAACATCTAGCTTTACATCTGCAACATTCCGattatcacagacacacacatatgagCCCTTGTCATTGTACACAGCAGAgctgattgagagagagaggtctttGTTGATTTCCACCCTCTTCTCAAAGCGCTTTCCTTCAATTAATTTTCCTTGATCAATCTTGGCAACGACCTGGCCATCCACAATCCTCCAAACGATGCCAATGTCACAGGTTCCATTGCAAGGGAGAGTGACATTGTCCTTCAAATTCACAGTTTTAAGAATGATACCATTACCAATCGAGGGGCATTCTGTGGAAACGGTCGGGAAGCAAAAGAAATACAGGGATTATTAGGTTTACATATTTGTAGCCT
The window above is part of the Salvelinus fontinalis isolate EN_2023a chromosome 42, ASM2944872v1, whole genome shotgun sequence genome. Proteins encoded here:
- the LOC129841594 gene encoding uncharacterized protein LOC129841594 → MKKKKTKVVISQDIQRSGRYIYSLSLNPWAVKHSMGWILFYCVLTLMVGLLECPSIGNGIILKTVNLKDNVTLPCNGTCDIGIVWRIVDGQVVAKIDQGKLIEGKRFEKRVEINKDLSLSISSAVYNDKGSYVCVCDNRNVADVKLDVLVPTEISAHVGDNVTLHCYGSTNKQVTNVEMYVQWEKDGQTVLKIDPTNTTYGPGFMNRTSVTRDGYGEGDLSLTITGVRSSDQGTYLCFFNRDNDPGYPHGVTLTVKEKQLEPAMIDSERSRVPVIVIIILLLSIIFVLGLLAMYKGNRRQPTEDYTVTRTEDSAMINIASPPHLSIEELPVPVQDSQPLPGVRRIQSCCDDHLDEITCPEGMDERTEEEEELHLPVAERGTLLEQKKSNTGS